The genomic window gggccctgctgggggcagggcggggccgcggcgACGCGGGCCGGCGGGCGCAGATGGCGGCGGCGGGGCGCGCCTGAGCGGGCGGGGGCCATGAGCGCCGGCCGGCCTCAGTTCAGCATCGATGACGCCTTCGAGCTGTCCCTGGAGGACGCGGGTCCCGGGCCCGAGTCCGGCGGGGTCGCCCGCTTCGGGCCGCTGCACTTCGAGCGCCGGGCCCGGTTCGACGTGGCCGACGAGGACAAGCAGTCCCGGCTGCGCTACCAGGTGAACGGCCCGGCCCACTTCACCCCTGCCCGGGGTCGCGCCCCGGAGCGAAGCCGCCCCCACACGTGCCCCTGGAGCCAGCGCCCTGCCCAGACCCCCCAGCTCCGACTTGGGCCGCCGCGGGTGCCCAGCGCCGGCGCCAGAGCCCACGTGCCCAGCGTCCCCAGAGCGCGGGCCTGCGGGGCTGTCGGgaaccccgccccctccccactcacACGACCGTAGCCTACTAGAGCGGCCCCCTTGGTCCCCAGAGACCCTCCGTCACCCCTAACCCGGGAGCCCTGCACGTGCCCTGCCCGGCACCGCCCGTGCACAGCCCCCACGCTGTGCCCGAATGCCCTGGGAGCTGCACCCCGACTCCCGGGACCCCCAAAGCCCCCGGCAGGCACCCACCTCCCCCCTGGGTTTCGGTTTCTGTGAGTCACCCGACACGTTTGGCCGGGAGGGTGGAGGCCGGTGAGCAGCTGCAGGCCGGCAGCCAGCTCCGTGGGCGGCCTCCTCCCGCCGGCCTCTCTGAGCCCCGTGTTCCGGAACAGAACCTGGAGAACGACGGGGAGGGGGCGCAGAGCTCTCCGCAGCCCGACGGGAGGACCGGctccaggtcagggccaggcggGGCTGCCCgggcccagccctctcccctcccaggtcCTGCAGGGCCGCTCTGCCCCGCCCGTCCACACCCCCACAGCTCCCCTGTCCTCCAGACCCcagccctcttctcccctcccaggTCCTGCAGGGCCGCTCTGCCCCGCCCGTCCACCCTCCCGCAGCTCCCCTGTCCTCCAGACCCcagccctcttctcccctcccaggTCCTGCAGGGCCGCTCTGCCCCGCCCGTCCACACTCCCACAGCTCCCCTGTCCTGCAGACCCcagccctcttctcccctcccaggTCCTGCAGGGCCGCTCTGCCCCGCCCGTCCACACTCCCACAGCTCCCCTGTCCTGCAGACCCcagccctcttctcccctcccaggTCCTGCAGGGCCGCTCTGCCCCGCCCGTCCACACTCCCACAGCTCCCCTGTCCTGCAGACCCCAGCCCTTGTGTCCACCCTAGGCCTCAGGGGGCACCCTCTGTCCTGATGGGCTCCCGTCCCCACTGTCCCCCCCACACCCGGGCCTGCAGGGATTCCGGCCGAACCTCCATCCGCGGCTCCCAGTGGTCATTCAGCAccggcagcaccagcacccagcgCTCCTACAGCGCCTGCTGCaggtgagcccctgcccccccagctgcaggtgagcccctgccccccccagctgcaggtgagcccctggtcccccccccagctgcaggtgagcccctgccccccccagctgcaggagagcccctgccccccccagcTGCAGGAGAGCCCCTGGTCCCCCAGCTGCAGGTGGGCCCCTGGTCCCCCCCCAGCTGCAGGAGAGCCCCTGGGCCCCCCCCAGCTGCAGGTGAGCCCCTGGTCCCCCAGCTGCAGGTGGGCCCCTGGTCCCCCCCCAGCTGCaggtgagcccctgcccccccagctgcaggtgggcccctgccccccccagctgcaggtgagcccctgcccccccagctGCAGGTGAGCCCCTGGTCCCCCCCAGCTGCAGGAGAGCCCCTGGTCCCCCCCCCAGCTGCAGGTGAGCCCTGGTCCCCCCCAGCTGCaggtgagcccctgcccccccagctgcaggtgagcccctgccccccccagctgcaggtgagcccctgccccccccagctgcaggtgagcccctgcccccccagctGCAGGTGAGCCCCTGGACCCCCCAGCTGCaggtgagcccctgccccccccagctgcaggtgagcccctgcccccccagctGCAGGTGAGCCCCTGGACCCCCCAGCTGCAGGTGAGCCCCTGGACCCCCCCTGCTGCAGGTGAGCCCCTGGTCCCCCCCAGCTGCAGGTGAGCCCTGGTCTCCCCCAGCTGCaggtgagcccctgcccccccagctgcaggtgggcccctgcccccaacccctgcagcccaggctcccctcactctgccctgcccccagcccctgcagcccaggctccccttactctgccctgcccccagctggacACTGCACCCCTTGATCCAGAAGAACCGCCGCGTGGTGCTGGCCTccttcctgctcctgctgctggggctgggtgagtgtcccctgggcccctgccctcctgggcacacGGTAGGCGGTCACACCGCTCAGTGCGCCACACCATCCGGGGACAGGAGTCCCAGTCACCATCCGCCCTGTGCCTGCCTTCGCCCAGTGCCGGGCACGAGTTCAGGCCCctcccttctgccttccaggggtcTCACAGCCAGTGAGAGTTGGGGTCCGgagcctgggtgcaggggcaggtgctgaggccccgaccccctccccagcctccgaCGTAAAGACCCAGGCTTaggccggggaggggggcgcTGCTGGGGACCTCCACCACACCTGCGGCACCGCCACAGCTGGGGCCCTGTCGGGAATTGGGAGGGCATGTCCCAGCCCCCACCGTCCCGTCTGGGACCACAGCCCTCGGTGGCCCCTCATGCCCCCAGTGtccagctgcccccagccctcctctAACCCGGGACCCAGGGGCTGGAGAGTGGGCGCACGGCCACCCCGCGGCCCTGCCGTGGCAGCACCCTTGCCTCTGCCGGGAGCTCTGAGAAAGCTCCGgatcctgggccggcgctgttcCCCCACCTGCACCTCTGTCTGCCAGAGCCGTGTCCACAGCACGGCCTCGGCTGCCAGCTGCCGCGTGGGCGGGTTCCTTCCTCAGTAACTCGGGTGCTGGCCACACCTGTCTCATCCGGGCGGGGGTACGGTTCAGTATGGCAGTGCACGTGACACCCTTAGtccctgcctgcggcaccaggtGAGTGGCCGTAGATTAGCCGTGGCCATTACTGCTGTCCCCGCCAGGGGAGATGTcactgcctccaggaagcccctTCCAGTCTCCCAGGCTGAGCGTAGTTTGGGTCGCTCCCTAGGCCCCCAGCTGTCCCACTGCCCCCAGTAGCCTGACCAGCTGGGTCCAGCGTCCAGGTTCTGGGCCTTGCGCAGGGCTTTGCTGCACCAAGGAGCCGGCCTCTTCCCGGGGCCTGCCAAGCGCCCTGCTTGGTGAGCGCCCGCCCGCGCAGGTCCGTGCCCAGGGCGCTCAGCGTGGGGGACGCCCTTGCCCAGGCCTGGTTCTGTTGGGGTCGGGGGTGGAAGGCGGGGCGCTCACCCCTGCGCCGCCCTCTGTGCAGTGCTGATCCTGGTCGGCGTGGGGCTGCAGGTGGCGCCCTCTCCAGGTGAGTGCCCCTCCTGCACCCCGGGGTCCCCGCAGCCCTT from Oryctolagus cuniculus chromosome 1, mOryCun1.1, whole genome shotgun sequence includes these protein-coding regions:
- the TMEM134 gene encoding transmembrane protein 134 isoform X2 — encoded protein: MSAGRPQFSIDDAFELSLEDAGPGPESGGVARFGPLHFERRARFDVADEDKQSRLRYQNLENDGEGAQSSPQPDGRTGSRDSGRTSIRGSQWSFSTGSTSTQRSYSACCSWTLHPLIQKNRRVVLASFLLLLLGLVLILVGVGLQVAPSPGVSSAVFFVPGFLLLVPGVYHVIFIYCAVKGHQGFQFFYLPYFEK
- the TMEM134 gene encoding transmembrane protein 134 isoform X1, which gives rise to MSAGRPQFSIDDAFELSLEDAGPGPESGGVARFGPLHFERRARFDVADEDKQSRLRYQNLENDGEGAQSSPQPDGRTGSRDSGRTSIRGSQWSFSTGSTSTQRSYSACCSWTLHPLIQKNRRVVLASFLLLLLGLVLILVGVGLQVAPSPGVSSAVFFVPGFLLLVPGGGQRCGIAGKAIAFSAGIPYGHQIKTRLLHF